The sequence ACAGACTTAGCCAATGGCGTGATGCGGCTGAGCGTGATTCTGGTGTTCCTGCCACCATATTTAATGGTGTCTCGATTTGGATATCCTCCAGATTAGCCACATCTCTGGTGCCTATCATGCCATTGCGATCGAAACTGAGCTCAACATGGCAACCTTGATCCTGTAACACTACGGCGCTGGGTGAGTCTTTCGTTCCACCAAAGGCGACAAATTGTTTTGGCTGACGTAAACCACTGTGACTGCCATCGACAAAAAATGCTAAGAGATGTTGGTAGTAGACGACATAGCTACTGACATCTTGATGTGAGCCAGAGTTGAGCGGAAACACTCGGTCAAGAAACTGTTTTGCGTTGGCGATCTTCTCGTGTTCTGCAACATTCACTTGGGCCACGGCAAATACTTCTTCTGCGATGAGACTGTTTAGATTCGATTGGATCTGGTTGCTCTTGATAATTGACATATTCATCGCTCGTTCCTCTCACTCTTTCAATTTAAACATTTAGGGTTTTGATTTAACTTTTGGCCTATCGAAGTTTGTCTTCAATTTAGTTTGTCCACTTTGAGTACTTGCCCACTTCAAGTGTGAGTGGTTAAGCATTTCTTACATCGGAATGGCTTAGCTTGTTCGCATTAGCCTTTCCTTGATTGCTTGATTTGTAGTCTAGTCTTTTTTTGACTACAATTTCACAATAAAAATTTTACAATGTGAATTTTACAAAATGCGCAATGACCAGAGCTTAATGAGAAAATCACACTTCCTCGGGACGAAAATACGTAACCTACGGAAACGTAATAACTTAACGATGGAAGATTTGTCTGCTCGTTGTATTAGAGTCGATGCGGGTAGTGCGCCTTCTGTGTCATATTTGTCGATGATCGAACGCGGAAAGCGTGTGCCAAGTGCTGCCATGTTGGCTGTCATTGCCGCAGTTTTTCAAAAAGAGGTTGATTGGTTCCTTGATGATGCGCCTGAAGAAAGCGCCATTACGCCAGACAAAGGCCGCCGAGGTGGTATTAGTGGTATGGCGCTCGAACCCAGCTTTTTGTTTTCAAATGATATTTTGCAAATTGCAATTCCTGAGATGCTGTCACAAACGGGGATATCTGGTCGGCAGTTTGCCCATTTACTGATCCGTGCCCATCAGGAACATCACCAAAACCATTTTCCCGATCTTGAGCGGGCTGCCGAAGAGGTTGGTCTTAAGCGTATGCCATTGTCATTGGAGGACATGCTGGATATTGCTAAAGGAATGGGGCTTAAAATCAAATGGATAGATAGTGCTCCACAGGAGGTGATTGATGAAGTGGGCGGAAGTTCACGCCAATTAGTGACTTCCTATATCGAGCCGCCTAGTACCATTTACGTCAATAAAGTGCTTAAAAATCGCCCCAGTCGGCTCAAGTATGATCTCGCCGTCCATATAGGTCATTGTGTGTTGCACAATAAGGACGGCTTAAAGAGCGTAATGATTTCCGGTCGCAAATTGGAGGTTGATGAAGAGGTCGGAATGCAGTCCAATACCCTTAATGCGCAGGATATTTTGCATGCGTGGCGCGACTTTGAATCGAGCTTTTTCGCGGGTGCACTATTGTGCCCTAAAGTGCCTTATCGCCAATTGCTCGACCGCCACGGTTATGAGATTGAAGTACATAAGCAACTACAAGTGTCAGCTTCGGTTGCCATGCGGCGCATGACAGTCGTTTCTCCTTATCCCCATTGGCATTATTTCGACGCTTACGCACCAGGAAAACTAAAAGCGGTTTACCGTGGCAATGGTATTCCATTGCCTTGGGGCAATATGCGTTTAGTGGAAGACCCCTGCCAGCATTGGGCAGTATTTAGGATGATCAGCGAGCCGACGGTGGGCACTTCGGCACAGATTTCAATTTTGAATGTCGGCAATGAGCCACGAATTTACTGCTGTGAGTCGATTAAGGTCGAAGATTCGGCGGGTAATCCCCATGTGCTCTGCGCCGGCATTGATTTAAATCCGGCAATTGAAGCCCAAGGTAAGGATGCTTTATCTATTGCCCACGATTTAAAGGATGCCTGCGTTGCCAGCGGTGGTTCAGTTAAGATCCCCAAACACATTAAAAGTGATTTAGTCAGCGTTGCTAAGATCTTAAATATCAATTGGATTGAGCGTGGGATTATAAATGATGCCCGCTTAATTTGCTCTCGCGGCGCAGTGTGTCCTCGCCAACCCAGTTGCTATCAAACTGGCAAGTCCCAGTGTGGTGAGGATTAATTTAAGATCGTTTTTGCTAAGCCCAATCATATCGCAATACACGCTTTTCAGTGTGGCATTGAAATTATGCTTTCTCCTATTGCTTAAATTTATAGGGAGCTAAGGCTTACTATTTCCATCATTAATCAGATTAAAACCTTTCACGATAAATCGACTAAATAGTTATTTCATTTAATAACAATACCTTACTGATTTGTCTGTTTTGTTTAGATCCATTTGTAGCAATACCAATTGCACTAGCATTCGCATTCCTTTAATTTATATAGCCATCTAAACATCTAGGTGTTTTTACGGCTATTGAGGTTTTTATTGTAATAATCAGTACCTTGGTAGATGACGTTGTACAAAAAAGGGAGAGATTACGCTGATGAAGAAGCAGGCATTGTGGGTACTGGATGGTGGCATGGGACGCGAGCTGGCACGGCGAGGGGCGCCATTTCGCCAACCTGAATGGTCGGCGCTGGCGCTGATGGAAGCACCACAGACGGTGCGCGAAGTGCATCAGGCCTATGTGGCGAGCGGTGCCCGTGTCATCACCACCAA is a genomic window of Shewanella putrefaciens containing:
- a CDS encoding aldolase/citrate lyase/malate synthase family protein gives rise to the protein MNMSIIKSNQIQSNLNSLIAEEVFAVAQVNVAEHEKIANAKQFLDRVFPLNSGSHQDVSSYVVYYQHLLAFFVDGSHSGLRQPKQFVAFGGTKDSPSAVVLQDQGCHVELSFDRNGMIGTRDVANLEDIQIETPLNMVAGTPESRSAASRHWLSLLHAGMSSANDTLEKQFTAKDGSDYSLKSIVNL
- a CDS encoding DUF3612 domain-containing protein, with amino-acid sequence MRNDQSLMRKSHFLGTKIRNLRKRNNLTMEDLSARCIRVDAGSAPSVSYLSMIERGKRVPSAAMLAVIAAVFQKEVDWFLDDAPEESAITPDKGRRGGISGMALEPSFLFSNDILQIAIPEMLSQTGISGRQFAHLLIRAHQEHHQNHFPDLERAAEEVGLKRMPLSLEDMLDIAKGMGLKIKWIDSAPQEVIDEVGGSSRQLVTSYIEPPSTIYVNKVLKNRPSRLKYDLAVHIGHCVLHNKDGLKSVMISGRKLEVDEEVGMQSNTLNAQDILHAWRDFESSFFAGALLCPKVPYRQLLDRHGYEIEVHKQLQVSASVAMRRMTVVSPYPHWHYFDAYAPGKLKAVYRGNGIPLPWGNMRLVEDPCQHWAVFRMISEPTVGTSAQISILNVGNEPRIYCCESIKVEDSAGNPHVLCAGIDLNPAIEAQGKDALSIAHDLKDACVASGGSVKIPKHIKSDLVSVAKILNINWIERGIINDARLICSRGAVCPRQPSCYQTGKSQCGED